Within Dehalococcoidia bacterium, the genomic segment CAGAACAACACGGGCGTCATCCTGCAGGGCCCGGCGCTGTGGAACACCGCCAGCCTGAGCCAGGCCAACGTCGCCTTCGCGGCCGGCACGCAGAACAACACCGGCGTGATCGTCCAGGGCCACTAAGTCCGTTACGGCAACCGGCGACACACACGCGGATATGCGCCACGAACGGCGCACAAAGATACAGGGGAGGGAAAACACCATGGGCTTCAGCAACTACGCGACCCTGAGCCAGCTCAACGCCGCCGTCTTCGCGGGCGTGCAGAACAACACGGGTGTGATCGTGCAGGGCCCGGCCCTGTTCAACACCGCGCACCTGAGCCAGGCCAACGTCGCCTTCGCGGCCGGCACGCAGAACAACACGGGTGTGATCGTCCAGGGCCACTAAGCCCGTTCGACGGCCAGCCGCACTCCACAAACGAATTCGCGCCACCGGCGCACAGTGAACAAACAGGGGAGGAATCACCATGGGTATCAGCAACTACGCGACCCTGAGCCAGCTCAACCTCGCGGCCTTCGCCGGCGTGCAGAACAACACGGGCGTCATCCTGCAGGGCCCGGCGCTGTGGAACACCGCCAGCCTGAGCCAGGCCAACGTCGCCTTCGCGGCCGGCACGCAGAACAACACCGGCGTGATCGTCCAGGGCCACTAAGTCCATCCCACGGCAGGCGGCGGGCCGGAAGCTGAACCATCCGGTCCGCCGCGCCGTTCCCAATCAGATTTCACAGCGAGGAGGTGCGCCCATGCTGCGTTGCACGCTTTGTCACTTCGATTGTCCGTTGGACGACGTAGTCGTCATGCGCGGCGATCGCGGCTGCATCTGCCTGGGCTGCTTCTCGCGCGAGACGGGAACGGCGCTGCGCATGCCGAAGCCGCTCCGGCGGCAGCTCCAGGCCGCTCTGGCCGAACTCGACGCCGTCTAGAATCCAGTTCCGGGAGAATGCTTCTGCGAACTTAACCCCTTCAGGGAGGTGCACCATGGGTCCAGTCGTCGTTCTGAACAACGTGGGCAGCCCGGTCATCGGTGTTGCCGTGGCCACCATCACGCAGCTCAACATCGCCGGCCTGTACGCGGGCTCGCAGTCGAACGCCGCGATCGCGGTGCTCAACGGCATCCGCTTCTAAGACATGGTTCCAAAACCCGCTGGTCGGTGAACGGGGTGAATGCACACCGTGGGCCGGATGCGGGTTTTGGAACCATCTGCAAAGACCGCTCGCAACGAAGGTCCCGCCCGCCGCGCCCCGATGTCGGGCGCCGGCGGGCGGGGCGCGCAGGAGGCCGATCATGCGTCGCACGCGCACCCTTGTGGCGGGGCTCGCCACACTGCTGCTCGGATTGGGCGCGCTCGCCTGCACGCCGGCACGGGCCGACATGGATCCGGGCGCCCAGGCGTACTATGTCGTGGTGCTGCCGGCGGACGCGGGCAGCGGCAACAGCAGCAACACTATGCAGATCGTCCAGGTCAACGGCGACAGCAACACGCAGGTGCAGATCAACGGCGGCACGGCGACCGTGGGCTGCACGCGCTACAGTAGCTACGACGACGCCAGCGCGGCGGCGAGCCTCGCGCACGCCGACGCCAACTGGAGCGTCGTGCTGGCGCCGGACGCGCTGCACGCCGTGCTGGCGGCGAGCGGCGTCTCGCCGGACGTGGCCAGCTGGATGCCCGCCCTCGCCGACGCGGACATCTGCACCCCGGACGCGGGCTAAGCGACGCTCGCAGGAGCTGCGCAATGAGCTTCTCATCGTCGGGAAGTGACTGGCTGGAGCAGATCCTGCGCCAGGCGCAGGCGGCCGCTTCAGGCGTCGCCGCCGGCGGACCGGGCATCTCGCTCTCGCTCTCGCTCTCCGGCAACCGCCGCGTCACGGCGCGGGTGCGCGTCAGTGACGCGGCGGGGCGGGGACAGGCCGGTGTGCACGTGGATGGGCAGATTCGCATCGACGCTTCCGGCGTGGTCCGCTCGCTCCGCTTTCCGCCGACCGATGCGGCCGGCTGGACGGAAGTGAGCGCCGAGCTGGCGGGCGAGGCGGGCAGCCGCTGCACCTGCACGGTGGCAGTACGAGCCGGCGGCAGCGTGATGCAGGCGCGGCAAACGCTCGTCTGCTGACCCGCCGGCGGCCCCGATCCACGCCTGGCGGTCGCCGAAGTGTGGCCCGCCGCACACGCGCGTCGTGAAGGCGCTCACCGCTTCGCGCGCCTCTTGGCCGCCTTCTGCGGTCGTGATCGTCATCGGTCGGGCATCGGGCAGCGCACAGCGCCGTCCCGCGCCCACGGTTGATACTGTCATCACAGGGGACAGCGGCCGCGAGCCGCGGCCGAAGAGGAGGCAACGATGACGATCAATGTGACGGGCAACAACGACACGGTGATCATCCTGAACCAGACGAACATCGCCTTCGGGTCGGTGGGCAGCCAGAGCAACACGGCGTTCATCGGGACCGGTGCGCTGGGCGGCGTTGCGGCCCCCAACCTGAACCCGGCGGCCTACGGTGTGGCCGCTCAGCCGCCGTCGATCGTGCCCCAGCCGCAGGTGTGGAACCCCTTCGGCAGCGGCGTGGTGCTGATGCACTAAGCCGCGGTGCGGAAGCAAACGACGGCCCGCACCGCGATCGTGGTGCGGGCCGCTTGTGTGTCTCCACGCAACGCACAGCGCGCGAGTCGGCAGGGCACCGGCGACCGGTGCACGAATCCGCGGTAAGCTATCGTTTGCGTGGGTGTGAGGCGATCTGTCTTGGCCCATCTCTTCGCGATCCCGACCATGCGACGAAACGCCGGCAGCGGGCGCCCGTTCGGCGGACGCCTGCTGCCGGCGCTCCTGCTCGCCCTCTGTGCGCTGCTGGGGCCGGCCCGCGCCGCCCGCGGCGCCCAGGCGGCAGCGGGCACGCCGGTGACGTACAGCGCCGGTTGGAACCTGGTGGCGCTGCCTTCCGGGACCGTCCTGCCGGCGAGCGTCGGTCCTGCCTACTCGCTTACGGCAGACGGCAACGCCTACGAGCAGGTGGCGAACGGCGGCGCCGTCGGCGGTCGGGCGCTTTGGATCTTCTTCCCGCAGGACACGACGCTGACGCTTGACCGCAGCGCCGCAGAGACGAGCCGCACCGTGGCGCCGCCCGGCCAGCACGCGCTGGTCGGCAACCCGAGCAGCGACGCCACGCTCGACATCAGCGGCGCCGACGCCGCGTACAGCTTCGATCCGCAGCAGGGCTGGGAGGCCGTGACCTCGCTGGAGCCGGGCCGCGGCGCACTGGTGCAGGTCGGCGCGGCGGGCAGCGTGACGCTTGGCAAAGTGACGGGCGATGCGCTTGATGCGACGCTGAACCAGCTCCAGAACACGCTGAGCGACGCGCCCACCGACCGTGACGCCGTCGAAGGCGTGGCGCGCGTGGCGGGCGAATTGCTGCGCAGCCGCCAGTACGCACGCGTGCAGGCGCTGCTCGACGACATGCGCCGGACACAAGAGGAGGGGCTGCGCCGCACCGGCAGCGCCCCACTGCCGGCGCTTTCCGCGAACGAGCAGCGCGCCGTCGTTACCGTGCGAGAGAACGTGGCCGCGGCGCGCGATGCCACAGACGCCGGCTCGGTGGCGGCGGCCGACGCCGCGATCGAGCAGGCTCGAACGGCGGCGCAGGCGGCCAGCGATGAAGCGGTCGCCGTGGCCCGCGGCGGCGATGCCGCGCCGGCGTCGCTGAGCTGGGAGGCCGCCGGCCAGTCCGCACCGAATACCGGTCTCGCGGCCGCGGGCGCCTTGCTGCGCGGCACCTTGCTGCTGACCGGCCTGGGTACACCGCCGTCGGATATGGTCTGGACGCTCGTGAGCACGCTCAGCAGCGGCGGCGCCTGCCAGGTCACGCCGGCCGCGTTCACCCTGGACGGCGAAGAGCAGCGCATGCTTGCGCTGGTCAACCAGTTGCGCGCGGCGCACGGCCTGGCGCCGCTGCAGCTCTCCGCGAACCTCGAACGCACCGCGGCCTGGAAGGCGCACGACATGGTCACGCGGCAGTCGTACGGGCACGAGGACGGCTTCGGCTCGCTGGTCGCCCGCTTCGACGCCTGCGGCTATCCGGCCGGAGAGGCGGCGATCGCCGAGAATCTCAACGGCGGCCAGCCCGGCGCCGACGCGGTCTTCGCCGACTGGCAGAGCGACTCCAGCCATCTCGGCAACCTGCTCGGGCCGGACTACGTCGTCGCCGGCATCAAGCGCGCCCCGGCCGCGTCCAACGGCGGCACCTATAGCTGGGTTTGGGTGATGGAGTTCGGCAGCGCCGTGGACACGCTGCTGCCGAACCCCTGATCGCCGCCCCTCGTTCCCCTCGTAGCGGCACCACCCTCCGTGTGGCGTCGCGCTGGACGCAACGCGGAGCGCGTCGTACGGTAAAAATCGGCGCCGAGAAGGCGCCGGCGCGTCGGCCGGTCCGGCGGGCGCGAGGGGAGGTTTCGCGCATGCCAGCGGTGCTCGCCATCACGCCGGAGGAGCGGCCGGTCTTCGCGTTCATCGCGGCGCGCAGTATTCCCATCTGCGCGAAGGGCACGCGGGAGCAGCAGGAGGTCGCGGAGCGGCTGGTCTACATCTCCCGCGCCCTGGACGACGCGCCCCCCGGCCCCGGCGAGATCGAGCTGTTTGTCGAGGACATCTACCACCTGGGCGTGCGCATCTTCGCCTACAGCGTCGACGTCGAAGAGTTCTGGCACGATCGCCTCGCCGAGGCGCGCGGCCAGGCCCCGATCGAGCCGGTCGACCCCAACGTGGAGCTGGCGATCCGCCGCTATCTGCCCCAGGCCGAGCAGAGCCCGCAGAGCTGGAGCTTCCGCCAGGTAGACGGCGCCTTCGTCGATCTCGGCTTCAAGTTCGACCGCCTGCTCGATGCGGAGGCGCCGCAGGTGCGCGGCCTCTACAACAAGGAGCGCACCACGATCTCGAACACGGCCCGCGAGCGGCGCGAGAAGAACGCGATCAAGCGCGGCGTCGTCTCGCCGCTCGACGCCGCGACGCCGCCGGCCCTGCCGGCGCCCGACGGGGCCGCGCAGGCGGCGGAGGCCACTGCCGGCCACGCGGACGAGGATGCCGAGCCGGCCTGGCCGCGTCCCGTTGGTAATGCCGCCGCCCGGCCCCAGCCGAGCGCCGCGCTCTCCACGATCAGCCGTGCGACCTTTCCCGACGCCTACGGCTGGGGCGTCGATGTCGCGACCGGGGTAAGCGCGGACACGCTGGCGCCGGACAAGCCGCGCAAGGTCAACGTCGGCGGCGTAGAGATGATGCTCGTGAACACGGAGGGGGTGGTCTGCGCCGCGGCCCGCACCTGCCCGCACCGTGGTTGGGACTTGACGCGCGGCACGGTCGAGAATGGCCTGCTCACCTGCAGCTTGCACGGGGCCCAGTTTGAGGTCTGCTCCGGCAAGGTCGTGCGCGAGCCGTACGACCCGGCCTTCAACAAAGAGAACACGCTGATGGGCAGCGTGATGGGCGCCCTCGATCCGAAGCACACGACGGACCCGATCGCCACCTATCCGACCACGGTGGCCGCAGACGGTGAGGTCCACGTTCACATCTAGGTCACGGTAAGTCACTGCGGATGCCGCGATGAACAAGCTGGTCGCCAGCGCCGAGGAGGCGGTCTCCGACATTGCCGACGGCGCCACGGTGATGCTGGGCGGCTTCGTGGGCGTGGGCGCGGCCTGGGACCTGATCCACGCCCTCGCGCGGCACGGCGCGCGCAACCTTACCTGCATCCAGACGGCGACGCGCATCGAGATGGCGCCGCTGATCGAGGCCGGTCTGGTCGGCAAAGTGATCACCTCGTTCCCCGCCTACGCCTCCGCCGATCGGATCTCACCCTTCGAGGAGCAGTACAAGCGCGGCCAGATCGAGCTGGAGCTGGTGCCGCAGGGCACGCTGGCCGAGCGCATGCGCGCCGCCGGCGCCGGCATTCCCGCCTTTTACACGGCCACCGGCGTGGGCACGCTGATTGCCGAGGGGAAGCCAACGGCCTGGTTCGACGGCCGCGAGTATCTGCTCGAACGCTGGCTGCCGGCCGACTTCGCGCTGGTCGGCGCCTTGCGGGCGGATCGCTTCGGCAACCTCGTCTACCGGCGCAGCGGGCGCAATTTCAACCACGCCATGGCCGCCGCCGCGCGGATCACCATCGCCGAGGTGCGGGAGATCGTCGAGCCGGGGCAGATCGAACCCGACGCCGTGCATACGCCGGCGGTCTACGTGCAGCGCGTCGTGCTGAGCAGCGGCGCCGGGCAGAACGGCGCCGGCCGGTGAGCGCCGCCCACCCGCGCGCCATCACCCGCGAGCTGATGGTATTGCGCGTCTGCCGCGAGCTGCGCGACGGCATGGTGGTGAATCTCGGCCTCGGCGTGCCCACGCTGCTGGCCGACGTGATTCCCGCCGATATCGACGTGCTGCTGCACGGCGAGAACGGCGTGCTTGGCTACGGTGCCTACGCGAAGCCGGAGGAGGAAGACACGGAGACGATCAACCCCGGCGGCGCCCACGTCACCTTGCGGCCCGGTGCCAGCTTCTTCGACAGCACCGAGTCGTTCGCGCTGGTGCGCGGCGGCCACGTGGACATCGCGGTGTTGGGCGCGATGCAGGTGTCGGAGCGGGGTGACCTGGCGAACTGGATGGTGCCGGCGCGCGGTGTGGGCGGCATCGGCGGCGCCATGGACCTCGCGGCCGGGGCTAAGCGGGTGATCGTGGTGATGGAGCACGTGACCAGGGACGGCCTAGCGAAGCTCGTGCGCGAGTGCAGCTATCCGCTCACGGCGCGGGCCTGCGTGCAGACGATCGTCACCGACCTGGCCGTGCTGGAGATCGTGCCGGAGGGCATGCTGCTCAAGGAGCTGGCGCCGGGCGTGAGCGCGGTGGAGGTGCAGGCCCGTTCCGAGCCGCGCCTGCTGATCGCGCCCGACCTCCGCGAGATGCGGTTCTGAGGACGCAAGCATGGTACTGAAGGCGACGCACAGTGTCAGCGTGCCAACGTACGACCAGCTCATCTGGCCCACCATCGTCGCTCTGCGCGAATTGGGTGGCTCGGGTACTAACCGCGAAATCGACCAACGTGTAATAGCGCTCGAAGGGCTATCCGAAGAGCAGCAGCTGGTGCCTCATGGCGATGGCCGGCTCACCGAGATTTCCTACCGATTGATGTGGTCACGAACGTACTTAAAGGTTGCTGGCGCACTGCAAAACAGCAGCCGCGGCGTCTGGGCGCTCACTGAAATCGGGCGAGCCTTAGCAGAGCCTGATGCCCTTGCGATTCCGCAGAAGGTTCGTGCACAGTATGCGGGCCGACCTGCCCAACGCAGGCGACCAAAACTGGCTCCGCCAGAGCTGGAGACCACTACGATCTCGACCTCGATCGGGACGCCACTGAGCAGCACGGAGTTCGAACAGTGGCGAGATTGGCTGCTTGAGGCCCTCCGTGACATGCCTCCTCCAGCCTTTGAACGATTGGCTCAGCGCCTTCTGCGCGAAGCCGGATTCGTGCGCGTCGAAGTCACAGGTCGGAGCGGAGATGGTGGGATCGACGGCATCGGCGTGCTGCAAATGCAGTTGCTCAGCTTTCAAGTCTTCTTTCAGTGCAAACGATACCGAGGCAGTGTCGGGGCCGCGGCTGTGCGTGACTTCAGGGGAGCGATGGTCGGCCGCACAGACAAAGGGATCCTCATCACTACTGGATACTTCACCGAGGACGCCAAACGTGAGGCGACCCGTGACGGGGCACCAGCGCTGGACCTCATTGACGGCGACCGCCTATGCGGTCTCCTGAAGGAGTACGCGCTGGGGGTCAGTACGCGTCAGGTCGATGCGGTGACGATCGACCCAAGTTGGTTTCAGTCACTTTAGTCATCAGGAGTCGCGTGGCCGTTGTAGAGCCTGCCGCAACCGCGCAGCGCCCTACGCCAGGTGCTCGCGGATCATTTGCGCGACACCGAGCACGCCGATCACGATTGTCGCCACGATCGCGCCCGGTGTGTGGCCGAAGACGCCCGCAAGCACGACGAACGGGATGCCCACCCCGACGATCGCGGTGATGTTGCCCGCGTCGCGCTTGTGGGCCGGCGGCGATTGGATCGCCTGCATCTGGGCCAGCCGCGTATCGATGTGACGGTCGATCTCGGCCAGGAAGGTGTCCAGGGTGGCATCGTCCAGTTGCACTGACGAGCCGAAGCCGGCGCTCGGCTGGGTGGGAAGCTGCTGCATGCGAAGCGGCCTTCGTTCAGTACCAGAAGTTCTCGACGATGTAGGTCGCGTGGCGGGCGAGCGCGACCATCGCCCGCTCGTCGTCGTCGTCGAACGGCTCACCATCCGTGCGATCGGTGATGTACATGCTGCCGCGCACCTCGCCCTTCGCCCAGATCGGCACGCCGAGCATGCGCTGCATCACCGGATGCCTGGGCGGGAAGCCGAAGGCGTAGGGATGGTTCTCCAAATCGTTGATGCGCACCGGCCTGCCGTCGCTGCGCAGACTGCCGAGCGGTCCGTGGCCGGTGGGCGGCACCTTCAGACCCTTCATCTCGGCGCGGGTCAGGCCGCTGGTGTAGAAGCCTTCGGTGCGGTCGCGTTCGTCGGTGATCGCCAGCGCGGCGTAGCGGCCTCGGGTTAGATCGCGCGCCAGGTCGCAGATCGCCTGCAAGGCGATGTCGGGCTTCTGCGGCGAGGCGAAGCGGCGGTGCAGCTCGGCCAGCCGCAGCAGCGCCTCGAATTCGCCGTCGGGCCGGGAAAGGGACGGCGACGGGGCGGCCGCCGCGCCGGAAGCGGCCACGGTGACGTGCTCGCTGCTCATACTCCCAGACTACCCCTCGCCGCAGTGCGACGCTACCTGCAAGCCTAACCCCGCCGCTCGCGGCGTCGCCCTTCCCCACAGGGGAACGGACGGCCGCGCCTGAGCGAGGCAGGGATAGGCGCCGCGCTACTGCATCACGGCGAGGACGGGCACGTCTGCCGCGGCGCTGGCAAGCACGACGGCGTCGGCGCCGCCCGCGAGCAGCAGGCGCGCGAGGCGCTCACCGGCGGCGCGGTGCGCCGGCTCGGCCTTGTTCAGCACCGGCAGCCAGCGGGCGCCGGCGGGCACGCCTTTGCGGCCGCCATCCGCATGCAGCAGTACGCGGGCAATGGCCTCCGGTGAAAGCGGCTCGCCCGGCGCCAGCCCGCTCAGTGCGGCCACGCGCTCCGGACGGTGCACCCACTCCTCGCCCAGCGGTCGACCGACGACATCGAGGCCGACGACCGCGAGCACGAGCGTGGTCGAGGCTGGAATCACCGGCTCGCCCGCGCCTGGCGCCTTGAACGGCCGGTTGCGGCTGCCGTCCGCCTCCAGCGCCAGCAGCGCCAGCTCGGGCATTGCAGCCAGCGCGTCGGCCTGGGCTGTGCTCAGCGGCAGCCAGCGGCCCTTGTCGCCGCGTCCGCTGGCCAGCGTCAGGGCGGGCGACGTGCGCAATGCCGCCGAGACGGACTGAGATGGATCGTCCTCGGGGCCCACGATCAGCAACGGCGGAGGCCGGCCGGAGCGCGGCGGCGTGAAGCGGGTGGTGCCGGCGATGACGACGGTGCGTCCGGTGGCGATGGACTCGGCGGCCAGGCGAAACAGGATCGTGGTCTTGCCGCCGCCGCCCACGATCGCCACCCGCTCGCGTGCCTGCAGCGCGAACGCCTCGCTCAGGTTCATCCACCGGGCTTCCCGCCAGCCCTCACTGATGCAGCCCGGCGGCGATCTGGATCAGCTCATCGCGCGGCACATCCGTAAGATCGGCTTCGACGATGATTTCGAGATTGTCCTTGATCAGCAGCACGCGGTGCGGCTGCGTGTTGCGGGACGAGGGGCCGAGCGCGTCGATCATCTGCCGGTTGCCCGGCCCGACGGTTCCGAACGCGTACACGCCCTGCACGCCGCCCACGTCGATGAAGGGCGAGCCGGGCGGCCTGCCGCCGGCCCGGCCGGTGCCCTCGCCCGGCTGAAAGCCGCCGCGGAAGAAGCTGCGATCGTTGGCCGCGTGCTGGCGCTCGTAGATCTGCACGAAGAGTCCGTCCGGCTTGAAGAAACTGAGCACGACGACGTTGCCGCCGTTCTCGGCCTTCACGTACTGCTCCCACGGTTGATAGTCCGCCGGCAGCGAGGCCGGGCTGAGCGGCGTGAAGCCGGCGCTGGCCTGCAGCTGGGCGAAGTCCACGAAGCGGCGCGCGCTCGAGCCCGGCGCTGGGGTGCCGGCAGTGCGCGCCGCGCTGCTGGAGCCAGTTTCGCCGACCGGTACGTTCTCGTTGTGCGCGTGGCTGGAAACGTCGAGCAGCAGCCTCGGCAGGAGGATGAAGGCCGCGACGAGCACGGCCAGCGAGGCAACGACGCCGACTGCCAGCTTCATCAGATCGAGCCCCGCCACCCACCGCGGGTCAGGCCCCGCGCCCCACTCCCAGACCGCGCTGATCACGGTTCTCGCCGCTCTCGAGCAGGCCGGCGTTCAGCGCCGCCTGCACCAGCCGCAGCTCGCCGTAGTGGTAGCCGTCGCCAAGCCGATCGAGCACCGGGCGCAGCGGCCCGCTGCCTTCACCATCCATTGCCGCCAGGATAACCGCCCGCCGCTCCGGGCCAATCAGCCGGTCGAGGTCGATCTCCGCGCCGAGCAGCAGTGCGTCGGCAAGGTGGCCGTAGACCGTCACTGCGGAGAGGCCGCGCAGCTCGCCGATCTCTTCGGGACGCTTGCCCGCGCGGTGGAACTCCAGCGTGCGTTCCACCGTTCCGGACAACCCGTTGGCGCCGCCCGCCCCGCGCCGCGGCCGCACAGCCGGCGCCGCTTCGGCCGCCTCGCCACCCGCCTGGTACTCGGCGATCGCGCGCAGGAACAATTCGCCGTATTCGTCGGCCTTGTGCTCGCCGACGCCGTTCACCTGCAGCATGGCCGCGCCGCTGGAGGGCTTGCGCGCCGCTAACTCGCGCAGCGTGCGGTCGGAGAAGATCACGTAGGGCGGCACGGCCTGCTCCAGCGCCAGCCGCCGGCGCACGGCGCGCAAGGCCTCAAACAGCGCCTCGTCGGCCGGTTCAGCCGGCTCATCGCGCGTCCCGCGATCGCGCGAGCCGGCGGCGCTGGTGGCGCGGGCCGGCGCCGGGCGGAGGAGCACGGTTCGCTTGTCGGCGCGCACGGCGTCGCCCTGCTCGGTGACGCGGATGGCGTTATACGCCTCGGTGTCGATGCGCAGGTAGCCCTCGCGCACCAGCTCGCGCACGATGTGCTGCCATTCCTCCTGCGAACGCTCCGCGCCGACGCCCCATGTCTTCAGCCGCTCGTGGCCCCAGCGCTCGGTGCGCTCGTCGGCCGTGCCGCGCAGGATCTTGACCAGGTGCGCACCGCCGAAGCGCTCACCCGTCTGGCGCGCGGCGGCGATCAGCATACGCGCCTCGATCGTGCAATCTACCGGCTCGGCGTCGGCCAGGCCGTCGCGGCAGACGTCGCAGCAGGGCGCGTTCTGGCCAGGGAACTGCTCATCGAAGTAGGCGAGCAGGGCGCGGCGGCGGCAGGCGGGGTCCGCGGCCCAGTTTGCCATCTGCCGCAGTTGCTGCACGGCGACGCGGCGCTCGGCCGGCGGCTTCTCGTCGATGAAGCGCATGACCTTGGTCACGTCGCCGTAGCTGTAGAAGAGGATGCAGTCGGCAGGATCGCCGTCGCGGCCGGCGCGGCCGCTCTCCTGGTAGTAGCCTTCCAGGTTGCGCGGCAGGTCCGCGTGCACGACGAAGCGCACGTCCGGCTTGTCGATGCCCATGCCGAAGGCGATCGTGGCGACCATGATGCGCACGTCGTCGCGGATAAAGGCGCCCTGGCGCTCGCGGCGCTCGTCCGGCTCCAGGCCGGCGTGGTAGGCGGTGGCGCTGAAGCCGTCGGCGCGCAGCTTCGCCGCGAGCTTCTCTGTGCCCTCGCGCGACTGGCAGTAGATGATGCCCGAGTCGCGCCGGCGGCCGCGCAGGTAGCGGCGCAACTGCTCGTAGGCGCTCTTCTTCGGCCGCACCTCGTAAAACAGGTTGGCGCGGTTGAAGCTGGCTCGGAACTGAGCGGCGTGCTTGAGACCGAGCTGCGCGACGATGTCCTGCTGCACGCGCGCCGTGGCCGTGGCGGTGAAGGCGGCGAACGGCGTTTCGGGGAACACCTGGCGCAGCCGCTTCAGCTCGCGGTAGTCGGGGCGGAAGTCGTGGCCCCACTCGGAGATGCAGTGCGCTTCGTCGATGGCGAAGCGGGCGACGCCGGTGTTGCCCAGCAGGTTCAAGAAGCCAGGGCTGGCGAAGCGTTCCGGCGCGACGTAGAGCAGCTTCACGTCGCCGCGCGCCACGGCCCGGCGACGGCGGTCCATCTCGCCCAGGTCGAGCGAGCTGTTGATGAACGTCGCGGCAACGCCGAGCGCGGTGAGCTGATCGACCTGGTCCTGCATCAGCGCGATCAGCGGCGAGACGACGACGGTCATGCCCTCGAGCAGGAGCGCCGGCAACTGGTAGCAGAGCGACTTGCCGCCGCCGGTGGGCATCAGCACGAAGGTATCGCGCCCGGCCAGCACCGCGCCGACGATCTCCTCCTGCAGCGGCCGGAACGAGCCGTAGCCAAAGGTGGCGCGCAGGACTGACAGGGCACGCTCGCGCCGCGGGGCAGAAAGTTCGGTCATGGCGATCGGATCTTAACGAGACGGGCGGCCGCGCGGCAATCGCCGGCAGGGTGCGCCATCAGCGCGCGGCCCGCGCAGGCTGCCGGATCTCCGCCAGCGCCGCGGCCGTCGGCAAGATCTCGATGCCCATGTTGCGCATGTCGAAGAGGTTGGCCTGCTGCACGGCGTCGGTGGCCGAGGCGGTCGCATCGCTGAGCACGACGCACTCGTAGTCCAGCGCGTTGGCGTCGACGGCGCTGCCGCGGATGCAGTTCGGCGTCTGCACGCCGCAGAGATAGAGCCGCTCAACGCGCAGCCGGCGCAGCAGCGCATCCAGGTCGGTGCCGAAGAAGGCGCTCCAGCGGCGCTTGACGATCTCGTACTCGCCGGGCTGCAGGCGCAGGCCGTCCACCAGGTCGCTGCCGGGGCTCTGCACCAGGAACGGCCGCTCGGCGAACAGCGCCTGGCGCGAGCGGTCCACGTCGCTGCCGT encodes:
- a CDS encoding CAP domain-containing protein, with the protein product MAHLFAIPTMRRNAGSGRPFGGRLLPALLLALCALLGPARAARGAQAAAGTPVTYSAGWNLVALPSGTVLPASVGPAYSLTADGNAYEQVANGGAVGGRALWIFFPQDTTLTLDRSAAETSRTVAPPGQHALVGNPSSDATLDISGADAAYSFDPQQGWEAVTSLEPGRGALVQVGAAGSVTLGKVTGDALDATLNQLQNTLSDAPTDRDAVEGVARVAGELLRSRQYARVQALLDDMRRTQEEGLRRTGSAPLPALSANEQRAVVTVRENVAAARDATDAGSVAAADAAIEQARTAAQAASDEAVAVARGGDAAPASLSWEAAGQSAPNTGLAAAGALLRGTLLLTGLGTPPSDMVWTLVSTLSSGGACQVTPAAFTLDGEEQRMLALVNQLRAAHGLAPLQLSANLERTAAWKAHDMVTRQSYGHEDGFGSLVARFDACGYPAGEAAIAENLNGGQPGADAVFADWQSDSSHLGNLLGPDYVVAGIKRAPAASNGGTYSWVWVMEFGSAVDTLLPNP
- a CDS encoding GAF domain-containing protein — its product is MSSEHVTVAASGAAAAPSPSLSRPDGEFEALLRLAELHRRFASPQKPDIALQAICDLARDLTRGRYAALAITDERDRTEGFYTSGLTRAEMKGLKVPPTGHGPLGSLRSDGRPVRINDLENHPYAFGFPPRHPVMQRMLGVPIWAKGEVRGSMYITDRTDGEPFDDDDERAMVALARHATYIVENFWY
- the yqeC gene encoding selenium cofactor biosynthesis protein YqeC — its product is MNLSEAFALQARERVAIVGGGGKTTILFRLAAESIATGRTVVIAGTTRFTPPRSGRPPPLLIVGPEDDPSQSVSAALRTSPALTLASGRGDKGRWLPLSTAQADALAAMPELALLALEADGSRNRPFKAPGAGEPVIPASTTLVLAVVGLDVVGRPLGEEWVHRPERVAALSGLAPGEPLSPEAIARVLLHADGGRKGVPAGARWLPVLNKAEPAHRAAGERLARLLLAGGADAVVLASAAADVPVLAVMQ
- a CDS encoding Rieske 2Fe-2S domain-containing protein, whose translation is MPAVLAITPEERPVFAFIAARSIPICAKGTREQQEVAERLVYISRALDDAPPGPGEIELFVEDIYHLGVRIFAYSVDVEEFWHDRLAEARGQAPIEPVDPNVELAIRRYLPQAEQSPQSWSFRQVDGAFVDLGFKFDRLLDAEAPQVRGLYNKERTTISNTARERREKNAIKRGVVSPLDAATPPALPAPDGAAQAAEATAGHADEDAEPAWPRPVGNAAARPQPSAALSTISRATFPDAYGWGVDVATGVSADTLAPDKPRKVNVGGVEMMLVNTEGVVCAAARTCPHRGWDLTRGTVENGLLTCSLHGAQFEVCSGKVVREPYDPAFNKENTLMGSVMGALDPKHTTDPIATYPTTVAADGEVHVHI
- a CDS encoding restriction endonuclease; this encodes MVLKATHSVSVPTYDQLIWPTIVALRELGGSGTNREIDQRVIALEGLSEEQQLVPHGDGRLTEISYRLMWSRTYLKVAGALQNSSRGVWALTEIGRALAEPDALAIPQKVRAQYAGRPAQRRRPKLAPPELETTTISTSIGTPLSSTEFEQWRDWLLEALRDMPPPAFERLAQRLLREAGFVRVEVTGRSGDGGIDGIGVLQMQLLSFQVFFQCKRYRGSVGAAAVRDFRGAMVGRTDKGILITTGYFTEDAKREATRDGAPALDLIDGDRLCGLLKEYALGVSTRQVDAVTIDPSWFQSL
- a CDS encoding 3-oxoacid CoA-transferase subunit A — its product is MNKLVASAEEAVSDIADGATVMLGGFVGVGAAWDLIHALARHGARNLTCIQTATRIEMAPLIEAGLVGKVITSFPAYASADRISPFEEQYKRGQIELELVPQGTLAERMRAAGAGIPAFYTATGVGTLIAEGKPTAWFDGREYLLERWLPADFALVGALRADRFGNLVYRRSGRNFNHAMAAAARITIAEVREIVEPGQIEPDAVHTPAVYVQRVVLSSGAGQNGAGR
- a CDS encoding 3-oxoacid CoA-transferase subunit B, with amino-acid sequence MVLRVCRELRDGMVVNLGLGVPTLLADVIPADIDVLLHGENGVLGYGAYAKPEEEDTETINPGGAHVTLRPGASFFDSTESFALVRGGHVDIAVLGAMQVSERGDLANWMVPARGVGGIGGAMDLAAGAKRVIVVMEHVTRDGLAKLVRECSYPLTARACVQTIVTDLAVLEIVPEGMLLKELAPGVSAVEVQARSEPRLLIAPDLREMRF